A genomic region of Roseateles amylovorans contains the following coding sequences:
- a CDS encoding DMT family transporter gives MLFILLWSSGYVAGKLALPHAGPFSLLALRFGVAALVLLAVAVLTRAPWPRTARAWVHLAVVGLLMQVLHFSGVYSAIQWGLPTGIAALLIGMMPLATALGAHLWLAERLTPLQGWGLLGGAAGVALVIAGRPMGGADWQAYGAGLIGLAGLVTGTLYQKRFCAGMDLRSGSGIQMAVSALAVLGLALWREPALPDWSLELVGATLWLALVNSIGAFSLMFVMIRRGQAGAVARLFYLIPGVSALMGYAVLGERLSGQALLGFAVSAGAVALVAMRDRQTTAR, from the coding sequence ATGTTGTTCATCCTGCTGTGGAGCAGCGGCTACGTGGCCGGCAAGCTGGCGCTGCCGCATGCCGGCCCGTTCAGCCTGCTGGCGCTGCGTTTCGGCGTGGCGGCGCTGGTGCTGCTGGCGGTCGCGGTGCTGACCCGCGCGCCCTGGCCGCGCACTGCCCGGGCTTGGGTACATCTGGCGGTGGTGGGGTTGCTGATGCAGGTGCTGCATTTCAGCGGCGTCTACAGCGCGATCCAGTGGGGCCTGCCCACCGGCATCGCGGCCCTGCTGATCGGCATGATGCCGCTGGCCACGGCGCTCGGGGCCCATCTGTGGCTGGCGGAGCGATTGACGCCGCTGCAGGGGTGGGGGTTGCTGGGCGGGGCGGCCGGGGTGGCCCTGGTGATCGCCGGGCGCCCGATGGGCGGCGCGGACTGGCAGGCCTATGGCGCTGGCTTGATCGGCCTGGCCGGGCTGGTGACCGGTACGCTCTATCAAAAGCGGTTCTGCGCCGGGATGGACCTGCGCAGCGGCAGCGGCATCCAGATGGCGGTGTCGGCGCTGGCGGTGCTGGGGTTGGCCTTGTGGCGCGAGCCCGCACTGCCGGACTGGAGCCTGGAGCTGGTCGGCGCCACCTTGTGGCTGGCCTTGGTGAACTCGATCGGCGCCTTCAGCCTGATGTTCGTGATGATCCGGCGCGGGCAGGCGGGGGCGGTGGCGCGCCTGTTCTATCTGATCCCCGGCGTCTCGGCGCTGATGGGTTATGCGGTGCTGGGGGAGCGGCTGTCGGGCCAGGCGCTGCTGGGCTTTGCGGTCTCGGCCGGTGCGGTGGCGCTGGTGGCGATGCGGGATCGACAGACGACAGCCCGGTGA